A section of the Agarivorans litoreus genome encodes:
- a CDS encoding restriction endonuclease subunit S, with amino-acid sequence MSELPKGWVETELGDVTNYGATIKPDLDKIDDSCWVLELEDIEKDSSKLLKRLSFGERAPKSSKNSFVKGDVLYGKLRPYLNKMLIAPEDGVCTTEIVPLKISNDLFENRFLFYWLKGKQFSDYVNAVSYGVNMPRLGTKDGKRAPMVVAPLAEQKRIVEKLDEVLAQVDTIKARLDGIPALLKTFRQSVLASAVSGKLTEEWRGKGDYREDYLGEGWKWDAVPSNWTAKFYPELVDSRLGKMLDKNKNVGEATKYLGNINVRWFDTDLSKVQEILVSDREKEELSLFKGDVLICEGGEPGRCCVWSKDSEEVIIFQKALHRARVKQEILPEWLVYNLKNDADSLILNQLFTGTTIKHLTGKALRRYPIRVPLIEEQKEIVRLVDQYFAFADTIEKQVSLAQARVDNLTQSILAKAFRGELVEQDPNDEPADQLLARIAKARADAEALAKAAKKAEAARKKAAKASANS; translated from the coding sequence ATGAGTGAATTGCCGAAAGGTTGGGTTGAAACGGAGCTTGGGGATGTCACTAATTATGGGGCAACAATAAAACCTGATTTGGATAAAATTGATGATAGTTGTTGGGTATTAGAACTAGAGGATATAGAAAAAGACTCATCTAAGCTGCTCAAACGTTTAAGTTTTGGTGAGCGAGCGCCTAAGAGTTCTAAGAATTCGTTCGTAAAAGGGGATGTTCTTTATGGAAAGCTCCGGCCTTACTTAAATAAGATGCTAATTGCTCCAGAGGATGGGGTTTGTACAACAGAAATTGTGCCTCTAAAAATATCGAATGACCTTTTTGAAAATCGCTTTCTTTTCTATTGGCTAAAAGGTAAGCAATTCAGCGATTATGTAAACGCAGTGAGCTATGGCGTCAATATGCCTAGATTGGGTACGAAAGATGGTAAAAGAGCCCCAATGGTTGTTGCCCCATTAGCCGAACAAAAACGCATCGTGGAAAAACTCGATGAGGTATTGGCACAGGTCGACACCATCAAAGCCCGCCTAGATGGCATCCCAGCGTTGCTCAAAACCTTCCGCCAATCGGTACTCGCTTCTGCGGTGTCGGGAAAGTTGACGGAGGAGTGGCGTGGGAAGGGTGACTACAGAGAGGATTATCTAGGTGAAGGTTGGAAGTGGGATGCTGTACCATCTAATTGGACAGCTAAATTTTATCCTGAGTTAGTCGATAGCCGCTTGGGTAAGATGCTCGATAAGAATAAAAACGTAGGTGAAGCAACGAAATACTTAGGCAACATAAATGTAAGATGGTTTGATACGGACCTTAGCAAGGTTCAAGAAATCCTAGTTTCAGATAGAGAGAAAGAAGAGTTGTCATTATTTAAGGGTGACGTTTTGATCTGCGAAGGTGGCGAGCCTGGTAGATGTTGTGTCTGGAGTAAGGATTCGGAGGAAGTAATTATCTTTCAGAAAGCATTACACCGTGCACGCGTCAAACAAGAAATTTTACCAGAGTGGCTTGTATACAATTTAAAGAATGATGCTGATAGTTTGATACTTAACCAGCTCTTTACAGGTACAACGATTAAGCATTTAACTGGGAAAGCTCTAAGAAGGTATCCGATTAGAGTTCCCTTAATTGAAGAACAAAAAGAAATTGTCCGCCTAGTCGACCAATACTTTGCTTTCGCCGACACCATTGAAAAACAGGTGAGCTTAGCGCAGGCGAGGGTAGATAATCTCACCCAAAGCATCTTAGCAAAAGCTTTCCGCGGTGAGTTGGTGGAACAAGATCCAAACGATGAGCCAGCCGACCAACTGCTAGCGCGCATTGCCAAGGCACGCGCCGATGCCGAAGCTCTCGCTAAGGCTGCTAAAAAAGCCGAAGCAGCACGAAAGAAAGCCGCTAAAGCTTCCGCAAACTCTTAA
- a CDS encoding N-6 DNA methylase yields MNTNEIVGKLWNLCNVLRDDGITYQDYVTELASLLFIKMCDELEDKQELLPQGLRWQDLKAKNGLDQLQFYRRMLVELGEDEHSIVRAIFANVNTNIDKPKHLQELIAGMDKLDWYGSSREDFGDMYEGLLEKNAGETKSGAGQYFTPRPLIDTMTALLKPTFGEIIQDPAAGTAGFLISADRFIKKETDDLEDLTQLQAEFQQRQAFQGIELVSGTRRLALMNCLLHDIEGPKNSEGPIMLGNTLSGDGETLASADVILTNPPFGSAKGAGVSREFTHMTQNKQLAFMQHIYTNLKPGGRAAVVIPDNVLFESGAGTRIRQDLMDKCNLHTILRLPTGIFYAQGVKTNVLFFQKGTIDNPSQDKGCTKQTWVFDMRTNMNTFGKRRPLTEKHFDAFINAYGDDKNGQSPREEGVYETLGAIFADGEGFEEQKLAAIEQAKQNAEEKQQAFNQAEFEAEYLTANCRFRKFSRDYIREQKGDSLDISWLKDLSATSAENLPEPEVLAGEAMAELTEAMSEIYQLMQALGANDEAEGQKQLLEAAFGLSDAPEAE; encoded by the coding sequence ATGAATACCAATGAAATTGTCGGCAAATTGTGGAATCTGTGTAACGTATTGCGTGATGACGGCATCACCTATCAAGACTACGTCACCGAGCTGGCATCGCTGTTATTCATAAAAATGTGTGACGAACTAGAAGATAAGCAAGAGCTATTGCCACAAGGCTTGCGCTGGCAAGATCTTAAAGCTAAAAATGGCTTAGATCAGCTACAGTTTTACCGCCGCATGCTGGTGGAGCTGGGTGAAGACGAGCACAGCATCGTGCGTGCTATTTTCGCCAACGTGAACACCAATATCGACAAACCCAAGCACCTGCAAGAGCTAATTGCTGGCATGGACAAGCTAGATTGGTACGGCTCTAGCCGCGAAGACTTTGGCGATATGTACGAAGGTTTGCTAGAAAAAAACGCCGGCGAAACCAAATCGGGCGCAGGCCAGTACTTTACTCCCCGCCCGCTGATCGACACCATGACAGCCTTGCTAAAGCCAACCTTTGGCGAAATTATTCAAGATCCCGCAGCCGGCACCGCAGGCTTTTTGATCTCCGCAGACCGCTTTATTAAAAAAGAAACCGATGATCTAGAAGACTTAACACAACTACAAGCCGAGTTCCAACAGCGCCAAGCCTTCCAAGGTATCGAGCTGGTTTCTGGCACCCGTCGCTTGGCACTGATGAACTGCCTACTGCACGACATAGAAGGGCCAAAAAACAGCGAAGGGCCCATCATGTTAGGTAACACCCTAAGTGGTGATGGTGAAACCTTAGCATCGGCAGATGTTATTCTCACCAACCCCCCGTTTGGCAGTGCTAAAGGGGCAGGGGTGAGCCGCGAATTTACCCACATGACGCAAAACAAACAGCTCGCCTTTATGCAGCACATCTACACCAACTTAAAACCCGGTGGCCGTGCGGCAGTGGTGATCCCAGATAACGTATTGTTTGAATCAGGCGCAGGCACACGCATTCGCCAAGACTTAATGGACAAATGTAACCTGCACACCATCTTGCGTTTACCCACTGGCATCTTCTACGCACAGGGCGTAAAAACTAATGTGCTGTTCTTCCAAAAAGGCACGATTGATAACCCAAGCCAAGACAAAGGCTGCACCAAGCAAACCTGGGTATTTGATATGCGTACCAACATGAACACCTTTGGCAAGCGCCGCCCACTCACCGAAAAACACTTCGATGCTTTCATTAACGCTTATGGCGATGACAAAAATGGCCAATCACCGCGTGAAGAGGGGGTTTATGAAACGCTGGGTGCTATCTTTGCCGACGGCGAAGGCTTTGAAGAGCAGAAGCTAGCAGCGATTGAACAGGCCAAACAAAACGCCGAAGAAAAACAGCAAGCCTTTAATCAAGCCGAGTTCGAAGCTGAGTATCTTACGGCCAACTGTCGCTTTCGTAAATTTAGCCGTGACTACATTCGCGAGCAAAAAGGCGATAGCCTAGATATCTCTTGGTTAAAAGACTTATCTGCCACCAGTGCAGAAAACCTACCAGAGCCAGAAGTGCTAGCAGGAGAAGCAATGGCAGAGCTTACCGAAGCCATGTCTGAAATTTACCAACTGATGCAAGCACTTGGCGCCAATGATGAAGCGGAAGGACAAAAGCAGTTACTTGAAGCAGCATTTGGCTTGAGCGATGCGCCGGAGGCTGAGTAA
- the hsdR gene encoding type I restriction-modification system endonuclease, producing MQKSNFEFLRTASPNMFNALLSAEHNLHGDPNITLVKLRMFGEMCAQSLATRMNMSIPKQQIDLIDALKFTNKISADLISAFHRIRVLGNKAAHSNYDDANDAKLALMLAHHIAFWYYKLITEQFDLQKPNFVELAPIDNTLATEELAVLRKELSELRKKSANTEEALKHKESKVVDFQGYITLLESRQSETEQQSQLRIAALEAELAKQKQQFEGLNEQQEKAKIHEFVEKTKKNKFELSEAETRFIIDAQLRQAGWEVDSDTLNYSKGTRPQKGKNMAIAEWQIGDNKLRADYVLFIGLQPVAIVEAKKKALSVQDALPQAKNYADTFNYQDFAQENGLVFVAGVAEQAKKNRATLSLSKNKVAEPSKVTYQAANSELREQDKLKPISYLYSANGREYLQQVKSQSGIWCATADGKNQRVLSAFHSPQDLQAKLTKDRAKALEWLESHDKKELDLFKPSELAVDAVEEAIEAGQENLLVAMATGTGKTRVAGATMYRLLTSGLCRNALFLVDRRSLGTQAVNSFKEYRIRQMPLADHYNLYELGEKTNQAGDKPWIQIATVQSLSLMLQSENNPLSPGMYDCIIVDEAHRGYNEDSEQTEGEMLFRDQAEYQSKYRQVIDYFDAIKIGLTATPATNTMKIFGKPIYEYRFNQAVLDGRLVDQEPPIIIDTELTQQGVQFDKGASVEQLVDGEIIEGVLPEDLNIDISGFNRKVLVPEFNRAVCNALPEYIDPSKAEKTLVFCVNDVHADEVVNMLRDTYRAALGDEVDNAIIKITGKSASGDSKQIESLITRYRKERLPNIVVTVDLLTTGIDVRSICNLVFLRQVKSRILYEQMKGRATRTCDEINKQTFRIFDAVNLTETIERLGADNLMKPVVTKPKLTLEQLVEEMACPDANEHTQDDGNSFAQQSLDAFTVKLSRTLNKADKLKLEKEGVAAELNQLDALVADKFPELESAKQLPKHLHQLGPKAAAETIKNNPWILNREPAMRQAINFGEKAPLIYTGDVGEVTVTQNWGGYQQPEEYLAAFERFVQENQNKVTALDTVVNRPRDLTKADLVSLLSQMEAKQFNEQTLLQARKAAKQEDIAARIIGLIRQAAIGCPLIAFEKRLSHAQETISARYKLTKPQQRWLKRIVNQMREDLVLNDDSFKVGTLRTKGGKSRADKELNGQLEVIMKDLVEATWDESA from the coding sequence ATGCAAAAGTCGAACTTTGAATTTTTAAGAACTGCCAGCCCAAATATGTTCAATGCATTGTTATCGGCAGAGCATAACCTTCATGGTGACCCCAACATTACATTAGTTAAATTGAGAATGTTTGGTGAGATGTGCGCCCAGTCCCTTGCCACACGTATGAACATGTCGATCCCGAAGCAGCAAATCGACTTAATAGACGCATTAAAGTTCACCAATAAAATTAGTGCTGATTTGATCAGTGCTTTTCATAGAATTCGAGTTCTGGGGAATAAAGCTGCGCACTCTAACTATGATGATGCTAATGATGCCAAACTAGCTCTCATGTTGGCTCATCACATCGCTTTTTGGTACTACAAGCTAATCACTGAGCAGTTTGACTTGCAAAAGCCCAACTTCGTAGAGCTAGCCCCAATCGACAACACACTCGCCACAGAAGAATTAGCAGTACTACGTAAGGAGCTTAGCGAACTACGAAAAAAATCGGCTAATACCGAAGAGGCACTTAAACACAAAGAAAGTAAAGTTGTTGATTTCCAAGGTTACATAACATTGCTTGAAAGTCGGCAAAGCGAAACAGAGCAACAATCTCAACTACGAATTGCGGCCTTAGAAGCTGAACTAGCTAAGCAAAAACAGCAGTTTGAGGGCCTAAATGAGCAACAAGAAAAAGCCAAGATTCACGAGTTTGTAGAAAAAACCAAGAAAAACAAATTCGAGCTCAGCGAAGCTGAAACCAGATTCATTATTGATGCCCAACTACGCCAAGCCGGTTGGGAAGTGGATAGTGACACTCTTAATTACAGTAAAGGAACCCGTCCTCAAAAGGGTAAAAATATGGCCATTGCAGAATGGCAAATAGGTGACAACAAACTTCGAGCTGATTATGTATTGTTTATTGGTCTCCAGCCTGTTGCCATTGTAGAAGCAAAGAAAAAAGCCTTAAGCGTGCAAGATGCCTTACCACAAGCCAAAAATTACGCGGACACGTTTAATTATCAAGATTTTGCGCAAGAAAACGGGTTGGTATTTGTTGCTGGTGTAGCCGAGCAAGCTAAAAAAAATAGGGCAACCCTAAGTCTTAGCAAAAATAAAGTCGCTGAACCCAGCAAAGTCACTTACCAAGCGGCAAATAGTGAACTAAGAGAACAAGATAAGCTAAAGCCTATCTCATATCTCTACAGTGCTAATGGGCGTGAATATTTACAACAGGTGAAAAGCCAAAGCGGTATCTGGTGTGCAACTGCCGATGGCAAGAATCAACGTGTATTAAGCGCATTTCACTCACCGCAAGATCTACAAGCCAAACTAACCAAAGATCGCGCTAAAGCGTTGGAGTGGCTAGAGTCCCACGACAAAAAAGAGCTCGACCTATTCAAACCCTCGGAGTTAGCGGTAGATGCAGTAGAAGAAGCCATTGAAGCAGGGCAAGAAAATCTACTAGTAGCCATGGCAACCGGTACCGGTAAAACCCGTGTTGCAGGGGCAACCATGTACCGATTGCTCACCTCTGGTTTATGCCGTAACGCCTTATTTTTGGTCGACAGACGCTCATTAGGCACCCAAGCGGTTAACTCGTTTAAAGAGTACCGTATTCGCCAAATGCCGCTGGCAGATCACTACAACCTGTATGAGTTAGGTGAAAAAACCAACCAAGCCGGAGATAAGCCTTGGATTCAAATAGCAACGGTGCAATCTCTTTCGCTTATGCTGCAAAGTGAGAATAACCCGCTTAGCCCAGGCATGTACGACTGCATCATCGTTGACGAAGCACACCGAGGCTACAACGAAGATAGCGAGCAAACCGAAGGCGAAATGCTGTTTAGAGATCAAGCGGAATATCAATCGAAATACCGCCAAGTAATCGACTATTTCGACGCGATTAAAATTGGTTTAACCGCAACACCAGCCACTAATACCATGAAAATTTTTGGTAAACCTATCTATGAATATCGCTTTAACCAAGCGGTATTAGATGGCCGATTGGTCGACCAAGAGCCGCCAATCATCATCGATACCGAGCTCACCCAACAGGGTGTTCAATTTGATAAAGGCGCATCGGTAGAACAGTTAGTGGATGGCGAGATCATAGAAGGGGTGCTACCAGAAGACCTGAATATTGATATCTCAGGCTTTAACCGCAAAGTATTGGTGCCAGAATTTAACCGCGCAGTATGTAACGCGCTGCCAGAGTATATCGACCCAAGCAAAGCTGAGAAAACTCTGGTGTTTTGTGTTAACGATGTTCACGCAGATGAAGTGGTGAACATGCTACGCGACACCTACCGAGCAGCCCTTGGCGATGAAGTGGACAATGCAATTATCAAAATCACCGGCAAATCTGCTAGTGGTGATAGCAAGCAAATTGAATCACTTATCACCCGCTATCGAAAAGAGCGCTTGCCAAATATTGTGGTCACGGTGGATCTATTAACCACCGGTATCGACGTACGTTCAATTTGTAACCTGGTGTTCTTGCGGCAGGTGAAAAGCCGCATCCTTTATGAACAAATGAAAGGCCGTGCCACCCGTACTTGTGACGAAATTAATAAGCAAACCTTCCGAATCTTCGATGCGGTCAACCTCACCGAAACCATCGAGCGTTTAGGGGCCGACAATCTAATGAAGCCCGTTGTTACTAAGCCTAAGCTCACTTTAGAACAGCTTGTGGAAGAGATGGCCTGCCCAGATGCCAACGAGCATACGCAAGATGATGGCAATAGCTTTGCGCAGCAATCCTTAGATGCTTTTACCGTTAAACTTAGTCGCACACTAAATAAGGCCGATAAGCTTAAACTCGAAAAAGAAGGCGTAGCCGCCGAGCTAAACCAACTAGATGCGCTGGTGGCGGATAAGTTCCCAGAGCTAGAAAGTGCCAAGCAACTGCCCAAACACTTGCATCAGTTAGGGCCAAAAGCCGCAGCAGAAACGATAAAAAATAACCCGTGGATCCTCAACCGTGAACCCGCCATGCGCCAAGCCATCAACTTTGGCGAAAAAGCACCGCTCATCTACACTGGCGATGTTGGCGAAGTCACTGTTACGCAAAACTGGGGCGGTTACCAGCAACCAGAAGAGTATTTAGCCGCCTTTGAGCGCTTTGTACAAGAGAACCAAAACAAAGTCACCGCCTTAGATACGGTGGTGAATCGCCCGCGCGATCTCACCAAGGCCGATCTGGTTTCCCTACTAAGCCAAATGGAAGCCAAACAGTTTAATGAACAAACCTTGCTACAAGCGCGTAAAGCCGCCAAACAAGAAGATATAGCAGCAAGAATTATTGGCTTAATTCGCCAAGCGGCTATTGGCTGCCCCTTAATCGCCTTTGAAAAGCGTTTAAGCCATGCGCAAGAGACCATCTCGGCACGTTATAAGCTTACGAAACCACAACAACGTTGGTTAAAGCGTATAGTGAATCAAATGCGTGAAGATCTGGTATTAAATGATGATTCATTTAAAGTAGGCACCCTGCGTACCAAGGGGGGTAAAAGCCGCGCCGATAAAGAATTAAATGGCCAACTAGAGGTCATTATGAAAGACCTTGTCGAAGCCACATGGGACGAGTCGGCTTAA
- the csm6 gene encoding CRISPR-associated ring nuclease Csm6, whose amino-acid sequence MTMMNILLCTTGASPQVLTETLFAIHQSGRPFPDKIYVITTKSNQSVLINGLFRDGHFQALLDEYAMPAITFDENHIWFIEDDEGHYIDDAKSVKDQAYMADFITRKVHQLSQDDKVAIHASLAGGRKTMAFYLGYAMSLFGREQDTLSHVFVDEAYEFVRDFWYPTKQTKWVTAKHGQGEVDVSKANVTLAEIPFVRMRQSVDPSLISSMAEHSFNQTVGMLNASHNNELNLAIHKKAKLVSAVGVDIKLTAKELAFYLWLLAKEELGTLVDRDFDLDVTHSKAFLNIYSELAQDPRVYSTFGTTPEDFREGDYRFLIGMEREFLQPICSTINRKLKNALPAQVSDKLEIQSVPEGNNQRYFIKLGDIGVTIRA is encoded by the coding sequence ATGACAATGATGAATATTCTTCTTTGTACAACAGGTGCAAGTCCGCAAGTACTCACGGAAACGCTGTTTGCTATTCATCAAAGCGGTAGACCGTTCCCCGATAAGATTTACGTAATTACCACTAAAAGTAATCAAAGCGTTCTAATTAATGGCTTATTTCGTGATGGTCATTTTCAAGCATTGTTGGACGAGTATGCCATGCCAGCTATTACATTTGATGAAAACCATATTTGGTTTATTGAAGATGATGAAGGTCATTACATCGACGATGCTAAATCGGTTAAAGATCAGGCTTATATGGCCGATTTCATCACTCGTAAGGTTCATCAGCTAAGCCAAGACGATAAGGTAGCAATTCACGCATCTTTAGCGGGGGGGCGCAAAACCATGGCCTTCTATTTAGGCTATGCGATGTCTCTGTTTGGTCGAGAGCAAGATACCCTTAGTCATGTATTTGTTGACGAAGCCTACGAGTTTGTTCGTGATTTTTGGTATCCAACAAAACAAACTAAATGGGTTACCGCTAAGCATGGACAGGGGGAAGTTGATGTTAGTAAAGCTAATGTTACTTTAGCAGAAATACCCTTTGTTCGAATGAGGCAGTCCGTCGATCCCAGTCTTATATCCTCTATGGCTGAACACTCGTTTAATCAAACCGTAGGTATGTTAAATGCCAGTCATAATAACGAGCTCAACCTAGCTATACACAAGAAAGCCAAATTGGTGTCAGCGGTTGGAGTCGATATAAAGCTCACCGCAAAAGAGTTAGCATTTTACTTGTGGTTACTTGCTAAAGAGGAATTGGGCACATTAGTTGATCGAGACTTTGATCTAGATGTTACCCACAGTAAAGCATTCCTCAATATATATAGTGAGCTTGCCCAAGACCCAAGGGTTTACTCTACGTTTGGAACCACGCCCGAAGATTTTAGAGAAGGTGACTATCGCTTTCTCATCGGCATGGAACGAGAGTTCTTACAACCCATCTGTTCAACAATAAATCGTAAGCTTAAAAACGCCTTGCCTGCACAAGTATCAGATAAGCTTGAGATTCAGTCAGTACCAGAAGGAAATAATCAGCGTTATTTTATTAAATTGGGTGATATTGGTGTAACCATCAGGGCATGA